The Polyangium aurulentum genomic interval TCGACGCGGACATGCGACGCAGCGTCCTGGACGCGGTCCGCCTCGTGCAGACCCTCGCCCAGCAGGACTGGCGGGATGCACCTCGGCTATGGCTCGTCACGCGCGGCGCACAGGCGGCTGGAGACGACGCGAGCGCGGTGTCGATATCCCAGGCGCCGCTCTGGGGCCTCGGGCGCACGATCGCAATCGAGCACCCGGAGTTCGGGTGCGCGCGCGTCGACCTGGATCCGGCTCCGACGAAGGACGACGCGCGACGGCTCCTCGAGGAGATCCTCTCGGCGGGGGGCGAGGATCAGATCGCAATCCGACGTGGGGCTCGCCTCGTCGCGCGGCTGTCACGGAGCACGTTCGAGGCGGCACCCGAACGCGCATTCGCGTTGCGCCCTGAAAGAAGCTATCTGATCACCGGCGGGCTCGGAGGGCTCGGGCTCCTGGTGGCGCGCTGGATGGTCGCGCGAGGAGCCCGGCACGTCGCACTCGTGGGACGGAGCGCGCCTTCCGATGCTGCGGCGGAGGCGATTCGCGACATGGAGCAGGCCGGCGCAGAGGTGCTCGTGCTTCGCGCGGACGTGTCGGATCGGGCGGAGATCTCTGGCGCGCTCTCGACCCTCGGCGAACGCCTGCCCCAGCTCGCGGGGATCGTACACGCAGCAGGCGTCATCGACGACGGGATGCTCACAGGGCTCGCCGAAGACCAAGCCTGGCGCGTGCTCGCGCCCAAGGTAAAAGGGAGTCACAACCTCCACGCGCTGACGCGAGAGCTCCCGCTGGACTTTTTCGTCCTTTATTCGAGCGCGGCGTCCCTGATGGGCTCGCCGGGGCAGGCGCATTATGCGGCCGCGAACGCGTACATGGATGCGCTCGCGCATCACCGCGCGGCCCTGGGGCTGCCCGCGATGAGCATTCAATGGGGTCCCGTGTCGGAGGTGGGGCTCGCTGCGGCCCAGGAGAACCGCGCGCAGCGGCTCGCCCTGCGCGGCGCGGCCAGCCTCTCTCCCGACGAGATGCTCGACGTCCAAGAGAGCCTGCTCTCGAGGCCGAGGGCGGAGGTCGGAGCGCTGCGGCTGTCCATTCGACAGTGGCGCGAATTCTATCCGCGCATGGCCGGGCTGCCGTTCCTGTCGGAGCTGCGCGAGGAAGGGCCCGGCGTCGTGTCGGGCGCGGGACGATTGCGGCAGGTGCTCGAGGAGCTCGCGCCGTCCGGACGCCTCGCCGCCCTGGAGCGGCACGTCGCCGAGCACCTCGGGCGCGTGCTCCGCTTGCCGGCGGATCGCATCGATGCGCGCGGAACGTTCCAGAGCTACGGGATCGACTCCCTCATGAGCCTCGAGGTCCGTAATGGCCTGGAGGCGAGCCTCGGCCTCAGGCTCTCGGCTGCGCTCCTGTTCACGTACCCGACCATTGCTGCGCTCGCTGAGCACTTGCTCCGTGAGATGCAGCTCGATGACAGCCCCGCCGGCCATGCGGGCGGCGAGCTCGACGGGGAGGACGCCTCGCACGCGCTGCAGGTGCAGAAGGTGAAGGATCTGTCGGATCAGGAGGCCGCGGCGATGCTCGAGGCGAAGCTCCTGGATCTGGAAGGATATCTGTCATGAGCAGCGGAGATCGGGGTCGTGAGAACCGCTCCGGCGCGGCGCCGGGTGACTCGAGCTTGAGCCCGTTGCAAAAGGCCATCCTGGCGCTCGACGCCATGAAGGCAAAGCTCGACGCTGCCGAGCGAGAAAAGTCGGAGCCCATCGCGATCATCGGGACAGCGTGCCGCTTCCCGGGCGGCGGCAGCACGCCGGAGGCGTTCTTTCGCTTGCTGACCGCAGGGGTGGACGCCGTGAAAGCGGTGCCCGCGGAGCGCTGGCGCATCGATCCCGCACCTGCAGAGGCCGCGAACGCCGATCCCGAGCGGCGCGCTCTTCGGTGGGGAGCTTTTCTCGAGGAGGACGTGAGCCGCTTCGATGCCGCGTTCTTCGGCATCTCTCCGCGCGAAGCGTCCTGCATGGATCCGCAGCAGCGTATCCTGCTGGAGGTCGCCTGGGAGGCGCTCGAGCGCGCTGGGCAGGATCCGTCGCGCCTCGCGGGCAGCAACGCAGGCGTGTTCGTGGGCATCTCCACCGAGGACTACGCGTCGCTCTGCATCGAGTCCGGGCTCGACGATATTTACGTCGTCACGGGCAACGGGCATTGCTTTCCAGCAGGGCGGCTCTCGTATGCGCTCGGGTTCCAGGGCCCCAGCATTGCGGTAGACACGGCGTGCTCGTCCTCGCTCGTGGCCGTACACCTCGCATGCCAGAGCTTGCGCCGCGGCGAGAGCTCGCTCGCGCTGGCAGGCGGGGTGAACCTGATGCTGTCGTCGGTGACGACGCGAATCTTCTCCAGGACGCAGGCGCTCTCGCCGGACGGACGCTGCAAGACGTTCGACGCATCCGCCAATGGGTTCGTCCGCGGCGAGGGCTGCGGGCTCGTCGTGCTGAAGCGCCTCTCGGACGCCCAGCGAGACCGCGATCCGATCCTGGCGCTCATCCGCGGATCCGCGGTCAATCAGGACGGGCGCTCGACAGGGCTGACGACGCCGAACGTGCTGGCGCAGCAGGCGATGCTCCAGAAGGCGCTGGAGAACGCCCGCCTTTCGCCGGAGGACATCGGGTATATCGAGGCGCACGGGACGGGGACCTCGCTGGGCGACCCGATCGAGGTGGACGCGCTGCGCGCGGTCGTGGGCAAGCCTCGAGCAGACGGCTCGGCTTGCGCGCTCGGGGCGTTGAAGACGAATGTGGGGCACCTGGAGGCCGCGGCCGGCGTGGCAGGGCTGCTCAAGGCCGTGCTCTCGCTCCAGAACGAGACGATACCGAAAAACCTCCATTTCCGAGCGCTCAATCCGCGCATTTCGCTGGAAGGAACGCCATTCTTCGTTCCGACGGAGAACGTGCGGTGGCCGCGAGGGACGAAGCCGCGCAGGGCTGGGGTGAGCTCGTTCGGACTGAGCGGGACGAACGCGCACATGATTCTGGAAGAGGCGCCAGCGGAGGAGGCGAAGACGCCAGACGAGCGGGAGAGCGCTCACCTCATCCCGTTGTCGGCGAAAAGCCCTGAGGCGTTGCTCGCGCTGGCGCAGGCGCATGCGGAGCGCCTGTCCGCGCTGGACCACGATTCGCTCGCGGACATCGCGTACACGGCGAGCGTGCGACGGATGCACCACGACCATCGGCTCGCCGTGGTCGGGCGGACGCGGGAGGAGCTTTCGGCGTTGCTCGCGGCCTTCGTGCGAGGGGAGATGCGCGCGGGGGCAATGCGCGGGAAAACATCCCCGAGGCCGCCGCAGGTGGCGTTCGTGTTCCCGGGTCAGGGCTCGCAATGGCTGGGGATGGGACGGCAGCTCGCCGCGGAAGAGCCCGTGTTCCGCGCGGCGCTCGAGGCATGCGACGAGGTGATCGGCCGGGAGGCGGGCTTCTCGGTGCTGAAGGAGCTCGAGGCGGACGAGGCCCGCTCGCGGCTCGGCGACATCGGCGTGGTGCAGCCGCTGTTGTTTGCGCTGGAGGTGGCGCTCGCCGCGCTGTGGGGCTCCTGGGGCGTCACGCCTGATTGCGTCGTCGGCCATAGCATGGGAGAGGTGGCGGCGGCACACGTAGCAGGGATCCTGACCCTCTCGGACGCAGCAAAGGTGATTTGCAGGCGGAGCCGGCTCTTGCGCCGCGTGAGCGGCAAGGGCGCGATGGCTCTCGTCGAGCTGACGATGACGGAGGCGCAGGAGTCGCTGTCCGGATACGAGGATCGGCTGGGCGTGGCGGTGAGCAACGGACCCCGGTCGACGGTGCTTTCGGGTGATCCCGCGGCGCTGGAGGAGGTCATATCGAACCTCGAGGCAAAGGGTGTGTTCTGCCGCCGGGTGAAGGTCGACGTCGCGTCGCACAGCCCCCAGGTGGACGCATTGAGGGCAGACCTCGTGGAGGCGCTCGCCGAGATACGTCCGTCGGCGGGCAAGCTCCCGATGCGATCGACCGTGACAGGGTCGCTCGTGAAGGGCCCCGAGCTCGATGGTCGATACTGGGCAAACAACCTGAGAGAGCCGGTGCGATTCTCGCA includes:
- a CDS encoding type I polyketide synthase; its protein translation is MSSGDRGRENRSGAAPGDSSLSPLQKAILALDAMKAKLDAAEREKSEPIAIIGTACRFPGGGSTPEAFFRLLTAGVDAVKAVPAERWRIDPAPAEAANADPERRALRWGAFLEEDVSRFDAAFFGISPREASCMDPQQRILLEVAWEALERAGQDPSRLAGSNAGVFVGISTEDYASLCIESGLDDIYVVTGNGHCFPAGRLSYALGFQGPSIAVDTACSSSLVAVHLACQSLRRGESSLALAGGVNLMLSSVTTRIFSRTQALSPDGRCKTFDASANGFVRGEGCGLVVLKRLSDAQRDRDPILALIRGSAVNQDGRSTGLTTPNVLAQQAMLQKALENARLSPEDIGYIEAHGTGTSLGDPIEVDALRAVVGKPRADGSACALGALKTNVGHLEAAAGVAGLLKAVLSLQNETIPKNLHFRALNPRISLEGTPFFVPTENVRWPRGTKPRRAGVSSFGLSGTNAHMILEEAPAEEAKTPDERESAHLIPLSAKSPEALLALAQAHAERLSALDHDSLADIAYTASVRRMHHDHRLAVVGRTREELSALLAAFVRGEMRAGAMRGKTSPRPPQVAFVFPGQGSQWLGMGRQLAAEEPVFRAALEACDEVIGREAGFSVLKELEADEARSRLGDIGVVQPLLFALEVALAALWGSWGVTPDCVVGHSMGEVAAAHVAGILTLSDAAKVICRRSRLLRRVSGKGAMALVELTMTEAQESLSGYEDRLGVAVSNGPRSTVLSGDPAALEEVISNLEAKGVFCRRVKVDVASHSPQVDALRADLVEALAEIRPSAGKLPMRSTVTGSLVKGPELDGRYWANNLREPVRFSQVVRSLMEEGHVAFVELSPHPVLSPSLEENLRDTGRDGAAIATLRRHCDERRSMLDALGSLHVRGYAVDWRRIYPGGGRCVALPSYPWQRERYWIEGTPARRSQSAHKEGGHPLLGTGHSSSLEQGVHFWEQWLSLEAIPYLAEHRVQGEAVFPGAGYVEMILAAAAEVYGEGSTLLEELSFERMLVLPAEGELLVQSALVEQDGGRAAVTISSREGSAKTWTRNATGKLRFSPLALAAPPAEPLEDVAKRCTEVAEASEHYARAEEQGLSYGKSFQGILRVQWGPGEVLCRVRLPDVVESKAGGYHVHPALLDACLQAAGWARSSPAERDGTFISGKLSGVRVYARPEREAWVHGQLLDDGGEETPSVRLRVHDGAGRVLIDVGALHIRRLDASKPAGRRAQPAPSFIGALRAAPHGERRELIEAHIAAELGRVLRMDASRVDPRATLSSLGMDSLMGLELRNRLEGSLGLQLSATLLFAHPTILALAEYLFGRLEATGLLEDDVEQARASEEMIPAEAAPTDEDARTDGEVEALIEAKLAALSRYLE